Genomic segment of Paenibacillus macerans:
ATGTATCGGAAAGAGCTGTTTGTGTTTGACGGGGACCGGCCGGTTCCGGCGGTCATCCGAAATTATAAGGAGAAGGATTTTCCGGGCTTGATCCGCATTCAGCAGGAAAGCTTTCCGCCGCCGTTTCCTGCGGAATTATGGTGGAACACCGAGCAGCTAAGCAAGCATGTTGAGCTGTTTCCGGAAGGGGCTTTATGCGTCGAGGCGGATGGGGAAATAGCCGGATCGATGACCGGTTTGCTGGTCGACTTTGACCCGCGCGCACCGGAGCATTCCTGGGCGGAGGTTACCGATAACGGCTATATCCGCAACCATAATCCCAAGGGGAATACGCTGTACGTCGTCGATATCAGCGTACGGCCGTCCTACCGCAAGCTGGGGCTTGGCAAATGGCTGATGTTGTCCATGTATGACCTTGTCGTGCATAAAGAGCTGGAACGCTTGTTGGGCGGAGGAAGAATGCCCGGCTATCACAAGCAGGCGGATGAAATGACGGCGGAGCAGTACCTGGAGACGGTGCTCAAAGGTGAATTAAAGGACCCCGTCATTACCTTCCTCCTTCGCTGCGGCCGAACTCCCGTCACCGTCGTAGCGGATTATTTGGAGGATGAGGAATCGCGCAATTATGCCGCGCTGATGGAATGGAAAAATCCTTTTTATCCCGTAACATTCAAATAGGAGGAGGCCTAAACTCATGGAATATACGCGAATTACGAATATTCAGGACCCTTTATTTAAGCAAATGCATCAGCTGATGCAAAACATTTTTCCGCCGGAAGAAGTGCTGGAATTCGATCTCTGGAAAGAGCCGCTGGAAGACCCGGGCATCCGCGTGTTTGTCGCGGTGCATGAAGGTCAAGTGGTCGGCGCTACGGAGTACCGGTATTACGAAGACTTCAACGTTGCGATGACGGATTTTACGATCATCGGCCAAGCGGGGCTGGGGATCGGACGGTTTTTGGCGGACAAAAGATTAAAGGATCTGCACGCCTTGGCCGAAGCGAACGGGAAAAAGCTGCTCGGCATGTTTGCGGAAATTTACGATCCGTATCGGGTGGAGGACCATGAATTCGGCGGCGTAAAACCGATGGACCCTTATGTGCGCCGCGAGGTGTTGTCGCATCTCGGATATAAGCGCCTCGATTTCCCTTATGTCCATCCGTCCTGGAACAATGACGGGGAGGCGGTCACCGGGCTTGATCTTTGTTTCCTTCCGATGGGCGGGAACGAGGAGACGCTGCAAACGGATCTGATCGTGAAGTTTTTGCAGCGTTACTATACCGTACTGCCGAACAAGCCGCAGTCCTGGTACGACATGGTTGAAAGCTTGAAAGCGAAAGAAACCGTGAAGCTGCTGCCGATTTAACGTAACGGAATACAAAAGCGTTTCACTTGGGAAGTCCCTCGTCTGTTCAGCGACAGGAGGGACTTTTCCTTGTTTTCGGGCACACTTGCAAAGGTCAGGACGGGATGTTCAGAGCGGTTTGAATGTTTTGCAGGTCCCGCCCGATTTGCTCGTCTATCGCGTAAGGCTTGTAGAATCCGCGTCTCATCATGTAGTCGACGATCATCTCATGCGTGTTGATCGCTTCCTCCAGTTGTTTGGCCAAAATGGCTTTGACTTCCGGAGTGGCGCATTCCGTCACGGCCATGGCGTAGTTTCTGACCCCGGTTTTGGCGCTCAGTAAAAAATCCATGGCGATGATTTCATCGGTCAACGTGTCCACACCCATCATACGTTCCAGAATAGGAATCATGGGCTCACCTCCCCTAAGCCCGAATTGGATAAAATTCCGCTGAGTTCTTGAAGCTGCCGCGTGGTCACCAGGACATCTTGCTGCAAAATCTGCTTCAATTCCGGGTCCGCAACCAGAATCTGCATCGTTTTGGACTTGGTCATGCAAAGCGTTTTGAACGCGGCCAGTTCATGGACTTCCAAGGTTTCGTGCAGGCCGTATGCCGTCGGATTCATTTGGCTTCTCCTCCTATATTGATTTTGTACTTAAGGCTTCAGGATGACTTTGATGCAATCTTCCGTTTTCGTATCGAACATTTCATACCCGTGTTTCGCCTCGCTAAGCGGAATGACGTGCGTGACGATATCGCCGGGATTGACTTTGCCCGTGGTGATCAGTTCGTACATATACGGCATGTAATGAATGACCGGGGCTTGTCCCGAGCGGAGATTGATATTGCGCTGCATGATGTCGCCAAGCGGAAAGCCGTTATAACGTCCGCCGTACACCCCGGTGACTTGGATCGTTCCACCCTTGCGGACCGCCTGGGCGGCCATAATCAAAGCGCTCATCGTTCCGCCTTGCAGCTTCAGCCCGCTGGCCAAAAACTCCAGGTCGCTCATTTTCCCGTCCATGCCGACCGCATCGATGACGACGTCCGCGCCGCCTTTGGTCAGTTCTTTGAGATAGTTTCCAACGTTCTCATGCTGCTCCAAATTGACGATTTCCACGTTGTTCGTGCGCTTCGCATGCTGCAGACGATAGTCGACGTAATCGACGGCGATCACCCGCCCTGCCCCTTTCAACCAGGCGAACTTCTGCGCCAGCAGCCCAATGGGACCGCAGCCGAATATGACCACGGTATCTCCGTCTTTAACTCCGGCATTATCGACGCTCCAAAACGCCGTCGGCATCGCGTCGGCGATCAGACACAGCTTTTCATCCGGTTCTTCGCAGTTTTCCGGGATTTTGAAATGGGTAAAATTCGCGAAGGGAACGCGCAAATATTCGGCTTGTCCGCCGGGGTAGCCGCCCGTGTTTTCGGAGTAGCCGAAGTAACCTCCCATATCCCCGTGTTCATTGGCATTGTCGCATTGGCTTTCCAGATGGTTTTTGCAATAGAAACATTCTCCGCAGGCGATCGTGAAGGGGATAATCACCCGGTCGCCTTTCTTCAGCTTCGTAACCGCGGGGCCGGCCTCTTCCACAATTCCCATCGGTTCGTGTCCGATGATATAATTCTCCCGAAGATTGGGGATCATCCCGTGAAGCAGGTGGAGGTCGGAGCCGCAGATGGCCGAACTGGTGATTTTGATGATCATATCGTCGGGTTTCTCGATTTTGGGGGAGGGCACCTCTTTGACGGCAATATTTTTGATTCCTTGATAAGTGACGGCTTTCATGCTTGATGCCCTCCCAGGTGTTCGTCCGGCGTCCGATCGAACATGCCCTTGCGGCGCGTATCCGCAGGGAATAAATTCATCTGCCCGATCATGACCGTGTTTTTGGCCGAAAGCTGATCGAGCTGATATTGTTCTTGCAGCTCGTAAGGGTGAAACCATTTTTTTCGTATCATTAGTTCGGAGATTTCCTGGTGCAGCGCGATTCCTTGCCGGAGTTGATTGCGGAGCAGAACGCGGGCTTCCGGAGACGCCGTTTCCGTGAGAGCGATCGCCGTATTTCTTACCCCTTCCTTCGCCCGCATCAGAAAGTCCATAGCGAAGGTCATGTCCGCCATTTCCGGCATATTCAGCGCGTTGATCGGATCCAAATCATCGTGATTCATGTTTTGCTCCCCCCTTAATTCAAAATCGGTTCGGGACGGCTTTCGGGGACGGGGGACTGGAAAGGAACTTTTGCGTAAATGGCCTGCAGATCTTGAATTGCCTGAATGGATTGAACGACGTCTTTTTGCATCAAATCTTTAAGCTCCTGGTCAAACACGAGACCTTGCATCAGTTTGGATTTGGCCAGACAAAGCGTCTTGAAATTAAGCATCTCATGAAGGTCCATGGATTCATGGGGCGCCAAAGTTTGTGTATTCATCGGGACAGCATGCCTCCAATTTTTTTAGAGATAGCATGCCCTTGGGCCGGAGAGTTATGCTTTGGGCTTATCCGCTATTTAAACGAGGCGAAGGCGCTGAAATGAAGGCGGAGAGACTTAGGTGAAAAGACCGATACGCCCTGATATGGCATTGGAGGGGCAGCGGGATGAGATCTTGAAGGTTCCCGCTGCCGCGCTCTGCAAGAATGGGTACGGAGCCCTACACAACGCTTGACTTCGACGTATTGGAATCGAGCAGATCGGCGTCCATAATGTTCGTAAAGGTCAGATAAAACGGGGATAAGTCGCCCATAGACTCTACGCCCTGGCTTCGCTTCGTTGATACGAGCACATCCTCCTGCAGCGTGGACCCAAGGCTAAGGGACGATGCTCTATCTAGCGTGTTCACCTTAAAAGCAAATACATTCACAAACATCGGGCTAAAATTCTTGTTCATGCCATTTCCTCCTTAGCTGCAGCAATTTAATTCCTTAACCTTATTGAAGAAGGACGGGGCATCGATTAGGTCCCGATCGTCGATAGCCGATCGTAAGCCGAAGAAACCGCTGTCATCACCGGAATTATTGCCGAAGCCATGGGTATGTTTGGACGAATTGTTCCAATCGATCAAATAATTCTCGCCTATATTCACGGCAGATGCGTTTTCAATGGAGTTAATTTTAAGGATATAGATGTTGTTGGTTATGATGGAAGGCCTTCCGTACATTCCCGCTCCCTCCTTTTCGACATGTATATGAGGATATTTTCTGAATATGTATTTTAGTAAGGGGGGGCATCAATGGACATGGATAGGCTCAAAAAATGGTTCGAAATCGCGCAGCAGTTTCATGGCAAGGAATTTTGGGATGACGTCTTTCGCGAACAAATAAAGCCCTTTAAAAATTCCTCCGAAGCCTATACTTCAAATTTAAACGAAAGTTTTTCCGGTATGGAGCAGCAGCCCGATTCTCCCCAAATGGAATATCCTCCGATTGATGTCTTGAAAAGCGAGCATGAGATGCTGATCGTTGTTGATGTGCCCGGTTATAACAAGGACCAAATCGAGGTATATATCGAGGGCAGGCAATTAAGGATACAAGGAGAACCGAACATGAATTACAACGGATTTACATTCATTAAATCGGAAAGGCATAACGGCGCTTTCCAGCGAGTTATCGGCTTGCCCGGCCGCGTCGACACGAAGGAGGTTACTTCCTTCATGGATAAGGGGCTGCTGCTCATCCGGTTTCCGATTAAACCCGTACAAGGGAGGAAGGTCATCATTGATTAGCTTTCGTCTGACATGCGGGTCGGACTATCAAACAAATCCCGGTCATCGATGTTCATGACGGAATGAAAAGCCACCGATCGGTCCGCTTGTTGGCGAATCAACTGACTGATCTTCATGGAGTTTTGAAAGGCTTGCTTTTGATTGACGCCGCCTATGGAGAGCTAGGAAACATAATCGATGGAATTGACTTTGATTAAGCCCAAATTGATTTGCCTTACTTTCTTCATGGCAATCCCTCTTTTTCATCGCTAGATTTACTAAAAAAGTATGCAACCGGATCTGGCTACATACATAACCGGATAAGAAAAAGGTGATCGCACAAATGGCGGGGCAATTTTGGAGAAAGTGGTTTGGCGCAAACGATCAAGTAAATGATCGAGTAAACGAAGTGGACGATCGGCTGAGGAAGCTGGAATTAGAGCTGGAAAAGCTGAAAGTTCAGGATATCGGACGCAGCATTATCGAAGAGCTCCAAAAGCTTCGCCGCACGATGGTTAAACTGGCGGAGGCGGAGGAACAAAGGCAAAAACAGCCCCCCATTCACATCGAAACGCTGGATATCGAGAAGGTGTTGATTGACCGGGTGGTGACCAACAACAATATCGGGGCCTTGGGCGTTAAAGAGCTGGCCGGAAGACTGAACATCGGCGCCAATTATGGACAAGGGGCGGAAACGGCGGCAATGCCGAATAAAGAAAAGGTTGCCGCCCTTTTGCAGAGCTATGGGGAGAAGCCCCTGACAAACGGCAAATCAAACGAACCGCCTGCCGTTAATATAAAGGGGCGGTCAACGAGGGCCTGAAATTTTCTATGTCAACGAAATGCAATGAACTCCCGGCATAAGATGGGGGGCTTTTCGCCGAGGTCGATCGGAAAAGGCGCTCCATCCCTGTACCCAAAGAATTTCACTAAGAGGATGAACTAAAACGAACTGACGCCAATATGCGACGTCAGTTCAATCTGAAGTGATTTCCTAATCAACAGATAAAGGAAGGGAGGTGTACTCGTTACTTAAATCCAGGATACACTAATAATTACCAAGAGAATAAACAGTACCAGGATTACTCCCGTACTAGTCCAGAGTCCACCGCCAAATCCTGCGCAGCTAAATCCTGCGCCCGCTCCTAATCCTAATCCCATATTTTTTCACTCCATTCTTCATTTTTTCCACCCGCGTTTTTCCGTATAAAGGCAAGCCAAATCCCCTAAGAGCTATTTTTCTTTATCTCCCCTCGCTTCAATCTAGTCTAGTGTATGGTCTTTCCGGATTAACGGTTTGGACTAGTGCCTTTTTTTAAATAAGGAATTTTCCGGGCTGGTTCACCAGGTTCAAATTCTTCAATATAATATCCATGGCCAAGGCGGTTTCCTTTTTTGCCTTAATCCGACATAATGGAGGAAAAATGGCTTGGCAGGGCTATCCATCATGAACAGTTGGAGGGGAACGATGAGAAAACGAAGGTTTTGGATCGGAGGGGTTATACTCCTGTCATTGCTGGCCGGATGCGGCAGCACGGACGTTGAGAGCTCGGCCAAGCCGTCATCGGCGGTGGAAAAAAATACGAAAGAAACGAACGGCGCCCTTCAGGAAACCGGTTTGCATGGCGGAAGATACTGGGCCCCTATATAATAAAATTAACCAAAAACGCCAGTGCCCGAGGGTTGCCCCTGAGCTCCTGGCGTTTTCCGTTTATTGCGGGTTGGTTGTCCAGATGCCGGCGGATTTGATGAACACGCGCTGCGGCAGCTTCAGGGTGGCGGTAATCAATTCGGCCACGTCTTCCGGCTGCATCATCCGGTCTTCGTCGCCGATTTTCAGGCCGGCTTTGACGGCCAATTCCGTATTGACAGTGCTCGGAGTCAAGGCGGTGACGCGGATGTTGAATTTCCGCACTTCCTGCAGCAGGGACTCCGTCAATCCAAGCACCCCGAATTTG
This window contains:
- a CDS encoding Hsp20/alpha crystallin family protein, encoding MDMDRLKKWFEIAQQFHGKEFWDDVFREQIKPFKNSSEAYTSNLNESFSGMEQQPDSPQMEYPPIDVLKSEHEMLIVVDVPGYNKDQIEVYIEGRQLRIQGEPNMNYNGFTFIKSERHNGAFQRVIGLPGRVDTKEVTSFMDKGLLLIRFPIKPVQGRKVIID
- a CDS encoding spore germination protein translates to MYGRPSIITNNIYILKINSIENASAVNIGENYLIDWNNSSKHTHGFGNNSGDDSGFFGLRSAIDDRDLIDAPSFFNKVKELNCCS
- a CDS encoding GNAT family N-acetyltransferase, which codes for MYRKELFVFDGDRPVPAVIRNYKEKDFPGLIRIQQESFPPPFPAELWWNTEQLSKHVELFPEGALCVEADGEIAGSMTGLLVDFDPRAPEHSWAEVTDNGYIRNHNPKGNTLYVVDISVRPSYRKLGLGKWLMLSMYDLVVHKELERLLGGGRMPGYHKQADEMTAEQYLETVLKGELKDPVITFLLRCGRTPVTVVADYLEDEESRNYAALMEWKNPFYPVTFK
- a CDS encoding spore coat protein, whose protein sequence is MIPILERMMGVDTLTDEIIAMDFLLSAKTGVRNYAMAVTECATPEVKAILAKQLEEAINTHEMIVDYMMRRGFYKPYAIDEQIGRDLQNIQTALNIPS
- a CDS encoding YjcZ family sporulation protein, with product MGLGLGAGAGFSCAGFGGGLWTSTGVILVLFILLVIISVSWI
- a CDS encoding spore coat protein, with the translated sequence MNHDDLDPINALNMPEMADMTFAMDFLMRAKEGVRNTAIALTETASPEARVLLRNQLRQGIALHQEISELMIRKKWFHPYELQEQYQLDQLSAKNTVMIGQMNLFPADTRRKGMFDRTPDEHLGGHQA
- a CDS encoding zinc-dependent alcohol dehydrogenase, giving the protein MKAVTYQGIKNIAVKEVPSPKIEKPDDMIIKITSSAICGSDLHLLHGMIPNLRENYIIGHEPMGIVEEAGPAVTKLKKGDRVIIPFTIACGECFYCKNHLESQCDNANEHGDMGGYFGYSENTGGYPGGQAEYLRVPFANFTHFKIPENCEEPDEKLCLIADAMPTAFWSVDNAGVKDGDTVVIFGCGPIGLLAQKFAWLKGAGRVIAVDYVDYRLQHAKRTNNVEIVNLEQHENVGNYLKELTKGGADVVIDAVGMDGKMSDLEFLASGLKLQGGTMSALIMAAQAVRKGGTIQVTGVYGGRYNGFPLGDIMQRNINLRSGQAPVIHYMPYMYELITTGKVNPGDIVTHVIPLSEAKHGYEMFDTKTEDCIKVILKP